The Prosthecobacter vanneervenii DNA window GAGCAGACTCACACATCTCTCATCCCGCATGTGATTGAGGAGGCCTACGAAGTGGCGGACGCCATCCGGGGCGGAGATCCGGAGCAGATCTGTGATGAACTGGGTGACATCCTACTGCAGCCCGTGCTGCATGCGGAGATCGCCAGCGAGACCGGGGCTTTTGATCTCGACAAAATGGCGCACGGCCTGACGGAAAAGCTCATCCGCCGTCATCCGCATGTATTTGGAGACAAGAGCGCCGCCACTTCTGATGCGGTGCTCAAGCAGTGGGATGCCATCAAACGTGTGGAAAAAGGCACCGAGCACGAGGGGCTGCTGCATGGCACCGGCAATGGTCTGCCCGCGCTCATGCGTGCGCAAAAACTGCAAAAAAAGGCCGCTCGTGTCGGCTTTGACTGGCCGGATGCCACACCGGTCTTTGCCAAGATCCGCGAGGAAGCCGCTGAACTGGAAGAAGCCATCGCCAAAGGTGACAAAGCGCACATGGAGGAAGAACTGGGCGATCTGCTCTTCAGCGTGGTGAATCTGGCACGCAAGCTCGGCATCGAGTCCGAGCCTGCACTGGCCGCCGCGAATGAGAAATTCACGCGCCGTTTTCACGCCATGGAGGACCATCTGCGCAAACAAGGGCACGAACTGGGAAAACTCTCCCTGGAGCAGATGGACGCCGCATGGGATGAGGTGAAGCACAGTGTTTGAGAAGCGCCGCTGATCTAAGTGCATGGTTGTAGAAGATTTTTCCTTTCCTAAACTCTGGGCGCAGGTGCGTTCCAAGTCGTGGCTCTGGCTGTTCAGGCGGCAGCAGATTGAGGAGGGCGGGCGGCTCTTCAAGCATGGGGAGATTGGGCTGGCCGGGGTGCATGTGTGTGCGGAGAATGAGCTGGAGATTATTGCAGGAATCGGCACGGGATTGTTCAATGCGGCGTCCGTGACCGCGCACCTGCGGCTGCGAGAAGATGGCAGCCTGGCACTGACGACGCATTGCACCTGCGTCGCGGGGACGTTGTGCCAGCATGCAGTGGCTGTCATGATGCTGCTGGATCATGAAGAGGGGCGCAAGCGCATCGTGGGCATGGCGAAGGTCAGGGACAAGTCGGCGGCGGGAGAGGCGAATGCGGAGCCTGCTGCTCCTGCGCCTTCAGCGGCTGCGCTGCCTGAGGACCAGCCGCCTGGAGAGCCAAGCCCGGTGCTGTGTGTGCGGCGCATGGTGGTGCAGATGCCGCAGATCACGGCACGAAGAAACATTGGCGGGTGGGAGCCGCGCAGCATCGCCTTCATTCATCCCTGCGCGGAATATGAGGGCTGTCCTGTGCGGTTTGAGATGCTGGTGCGCAGCCCGGCGCATCAGTGGACGGATGCGGATGGCACGAGGAACACGCTGGTGCGCAATCAGCGCGCGGAGCGTCTGCTGCTGGCGGATCTTTCCGGACTTGGCTTCAAATCGTTCTCAGAAGCACTGCCAGGTGCTAAGGCGCCTGAATCCACGCTAGGCTTCATGACGGTGCCGGGAGATCAGGCATTGTTCTGGGCGCAGTTTCTCAAGGACCGGGTACCCAAGCTGCGCGAGAGCGGCTGGCGGGTGGAGGTGCCGGAGGATATTGGCTTTCAGATCTTTGAGGCTGAGGACGATGCGTGGTTCACCAATCTCGAAGGAGACCAGGGCGGGCGGGAGTGGTTCTCGCTGGATCTTGGCGTGGAGATCGAGGGGCGGCGGATCTCGCTGGTGCCGCTGCTGGTGGACTGCATCGACCAAGGGCTGACGTCTGCGGTGCTGGAAAAGAACCTGGATCAGCGCTTCCTGCTCTCATTGGGCGGAGATCGTGGGGATGTGCTGTCTGTGCCCGCTCAACGCCTTGTCGTGCTATTGCGTTTCTTTGATGAGCTGCTTTCGACACGACCGGTGCGGAAAGATGGGAAGCTGCAGCTGGACAAGCTGCGGGCTGCGCAGCTGGCGACACTGGATGGCATGCCGATTCGTGCGCCTGCAGAACTGGCGATATTGAGTCAGCAACTGGGCAGTTTCCGCGAGATCGGTCTTATTACGCCTCCGGCGGGACTGAAGGCGAGTTTGCGTGATTATCAGCGCGAAGGTGCGTCGTGGATGCAGTTTCTGCGTGAGTTTGGACTGCATGGCATCCTGGCGGATGACATGGGGCTGGGCAAGACATTGCAGACGTTGACTCATATCCTCCTTGAGAAGGAAAGCGGACGCATGAAGCATCCGTGCCTGATTGTGGCACCGACGAGCGTTTTGAGGAATTGGATCAATGAATCGATCAAATTCACGCCTGCGCTGAGTTTGCTGCTGATGCAGGGGCAGTCGCGCAAGAGTGACTTCAAGCACCTGAAGCAGTATGATCTGGTCGTGACGAGCTATCCGCTGCTTGTGAAGGACGCGGATGTCATGCAGGCGCAGGAGTGGCATATCGTGGCATTGGATGAGGCGCAGAACATCAAGAATCCGAAGAGCCTGGCTGCACAAACGTGCAGCGGGTTGAAAGCGAAGCACCGTCTGTGCCTGACGGGGACTCCGATGGAAAATCATCTCGGGGAGCTGTGGAGTCTGTTTAATTTCCTCATGCCGGGGCTGCTGAGTGATGCGGATACGTTCAGGCAGCATTATCGGAATCCTATTGAAAGGGATGCGGATGTGGAGCGGCAGAAGCAGCTGAGCACAAGGATTCAGCCTTTGCTGCTGCGAAGGACGAAGGATGCGGTGGCGAAGGAGCTGCCGCCGAAGACGGAAATTCTGCACACGATTGAGCTCGGGAAGGAACAGACGGACCTTTATGAGACGATCCGCGCAGCCATGGACAAACGAGTGCGGGAGGCGATCGCGGCGAACGGGCTGGACCGGTCCCAGATCGTGGTGCTGGATGCGCTTTTGAAGCTGCGGCAGGTGTGCTGTCACCCGCAATTATTGAAGCAAGAAAGCGCTCAAAGTGTGTCGGATTCGGCAAAAACGGCGTTCCTCATGGATGAGCTGCTGCCGGAATTGATCGATGAAGGGCGGCGGATTTTGATCTTCTCTCAGTTTACCGAAATGCTGGCCTTGATCGAGGCGAGGCTGAAAAAAGACGGTATTCGTCATGTGAAGCTGACTGGTAGCACACGAGACCGTGAAACGCCGATTCAGGAGTTTCAGGCTGGAAAAGTGCCGGTGTTTCTGATCAGCCTGAAAGCGGGTGGTGCGGGCATCAATCTCACGACGGCGGACACGGTGATCCACTATGATCCGTGGTGGAATCCGGCGGCGGAGGCGCAGGCGAGTGACCGGGCGTATCGCATCGGGCAGAAGAACCCGGTGTTTGTGCACAAGCTGATCTGCGAGGGGACGATTGAGGAGCGGATCTTGAAGATGCAGCAGCAGAAGGCGGCGCTGGTGGAGGGGCTGCTGGCGGGGCGTGCGGACAAGCTGCAGCTGACGCAGGCGGATATTCAGGCGCTGTTTATGACGGAGTGAGGTGGGGGACTCATGTCATGGTTTGGGGCGCTGTGGTTAAGGCGGTGTGAAGGTAGAAAGATTTTGGGTGGAAATATTTTTCCGGATTTTTGAGTTCGGAAATTTTGCTGATTCTTCTGTTTTTATTGGGGCGCTTTCTTGGGTTCTTGAGGCGGAGTGAGAGCTGTGGGTGGTGCGGAGTTTGGTGTGTGGCGGAGCGGTGGCCGGAGCCGGTGTGGACACCGGCGCTCCCAGTAAAGAATTCTGACGGGGCAGGAATGCCCCGGGTACTGATACTGCTATTCTTTGCCTTCTTCCTTCATGCGGATGAAGGGGCGTAGCACCAGCAGCAGCAGGGGGGCCATCAACACCAGGCCGCCCACGATGCTCCACATGGTGGCGGTGTCGCGCGGGCCGGTCTCAGGGCAGTAGCTTGTCAGCAGCCATGCAAACACCGTGCCCGTCGTGATCTTACCCAAGATCAGTGGCACCGCCGAGAGTGCGGCGTAGCTGGCTTCCTGGCCGCGCGGGGCGATGGACACCGCATACTCATACACACGCGGGGAGTAAAAGGCCTCGCCAATGGAAAACACCACCTGCCAGAGAACCACCATTAGAAACAACGGATGCGCTGTACCTTGCCACGCAAAATAACCGCGGATCACCGCCTGCCCCAGCGGCCCGTCCGCCAGCCCTTGAAAGAATGATGACGGCAGCGCCAGAAACACAAACGACAGTGCGGTGATAAAACCCCCAAAGATCACCATGGGATACGCCGGAATCTTCCGCGTCAAAATCCCCGCGATCGGCGCGAGGATGAGAATCAGCACGCTGTTCACCGCGTTTGCACGTCCCGCACGCGCACCGCCCTCCGCCCCCAGCTCGCGCTCCAGGAAAGTCGGCAGCACCCCGTCCATGATGCTGAAGACGATTTTGAGAAGGCCGATCACTGCGAGAAACATGAGCAGCCGGGGAAAGCCCGGATGACTCAGCAGCTTTGAAAAAAGCCGCGCCGACTTCGCCACCGCCTCTCCCGCCGTCATCCTCTGCATCGGCGCACTCGCGCCTTCGGCTACGTCCTCGCCCAGCGCATCGCGTTCACGCAGCAGCAGCAGCACCGGCAGCATCACCACCTCGATTCCTGCGCTCACTGCAAAGAGCACACGTTGCACGCTGTGGTCACCCACCCAGGTATGAATCGTCATGCCACCGTTGGACAATCCCTTCACCCCATCAAAGATGAAGTAAGCCGCCAGAAAGCCCAGGTTTAGCAGCGCGTAAAAGACGGAGAAGGCCACGCTGCGCTGCTCCGCCGTGCTGAATTTCCGCGTGGCCGCCACCAGCACCGGCGTGCACAGCGCCTCACCCACTGCCACCGGCACCAGCCCAGCCGTCAGCGCGATCCAAGGGTTCGA harbors:
- the mazG gene encoding nucleoside triphosphate pyrophosphohydrolase yields the protein MEDMLNHPDPMTRLRYVVHRLRAPGGCPWDMEQTHTSLIPHVIEEAYEVADAIRGGDPEQICDELGDILLQPVLHAEIASETGAFDLDKMAHGLTEKLIRRHPHVFGDKSAATSDAVLKQWDAIKRVEKGTEHEGLLHGTGNGLPALMRAQKLQKKAARVGFDWPDATPVFAKIREEAAELEEAIAKGDKAHMEEELGDLLFSVVNLARKLGIESEPALAAANEKFTRRFHAMEDHLRKQGHELGKLSLEQMDAAWDEVKHSV
- a CDS encoding DEAD/DEAH box helicase is translated as MVVEDFSFPKLWAQVRSKSWLWLFRRQQIEEGGRLFKHGEIGLAGVHVCAENELEIIAGIGTGLFNAASVTAHLRLREDGSLALTTHCTCVAGTLCQHAVAVMMLLDHEEGRKRIVGMAKVRDKSAAGEANAEPAAPAPSAAALPEDQPPGEPSPVLCVRRMVVQMPQITARRNIGGWEPRSIAFIHPCAEYEGCPVRFEMLVRSPAHQWTDADGTRNTLVRNQRAERLLLADLSGLGFKSFSEALPGAKAPESTLGFMTVPGDQALFWAQFLKDRVPKLRESGWRVEVPEDIGFQIFEAEDDAWFTNLEGDQGGREWFSLDLGVEIEGRRISLVPLLVDCIDQGLTSAVLEKNLDQRFLLSLGGDRGDVLSVPAQRLVVLLRFFDELLSTRPVRKDGKLQLDKLRAAQLATLDGMPIRAPAELAILSQQLGSFREIGLITPPAGLKASLRDYQREGASWMQFLREFGLHGILADDMGLGKTLQTLTHILLEKESGRMKHPCLIVAPTSVLRNWINESIKFTPALSLLLMQGQSRKSDFKHLKQYDLVVTSYPLLVKDADVMQAQEWHIVALDEAQNIKNPKSLAAQTCSGLKAKHRLCLTGTPMENHLGELWSLFNFLMPGLLSDADTFRQHYRNPIERDADVERQKQLSTRIQPLLLRRTKDAVAKELPPKTEILHTIELGKEQTDLYETIRAAMDKRVREAIAANGLDRSQIVVLDALLKLRQVCCHPQLLKQESAQSVSDSAKTAFLMDELLPELIDEGRRILIFSQFTEMLALIEARLKKDGIRHVKLTGSTRDRETPIQEFQAGKVPVFLISLKAGGAGINLTTADTVIHYDPWWNPAAEAQASDRAYRIGQKNPVFVHKLICEGTIEERILKMQQQKAALVEGLLAGRADKLQLTQADIQALFMTE
- a CDS encoding MFS transporter, encoding MPDSPPAPSSLKQTILRGAVLALFCWAVGWLAMYKLALGVVAGWVIGGATFGIGLYAIANLKGAPAGLWVTFGLKLLSVTCYKILMVVMVSYLSKDCGMSAANAQYAYAVFGFMMSCCTLLAGSITDAIGLRRTLTLGVSLAVLARVIMISASNPWIALTAGLVPVAVGEALCTPVLVAATRKFSTAEQRSVAFSVFYALLNLGFLAAYFIFDGVKGLSNGGMTIHTWVGDHSVQRVLFAVSAGIEVVMLPVLLLLRERDALGEDVAEGASAPMQRMTAGEAVAKSARLFSKLLSHPGFPRLLMFLAVIGLLKIVFSIMDGVLPTFLERELGAEGGARAGRANAVNSVLILILAPIAGILTRKIPAYPMVIFGGFITALSFVFLALPSSFFQGLADGPLGQAVIRGYFAWQGTAHPLFLMVVLWQVVFSIGEAFYSPRVYEYAVSIAPRGQEASYAALSAVPLILGKITTGTVFAWLLTSYCPETGPRDTATMWSIVGGLVLMAPLLLLVLRPFIRMKEEGKE